A part of Leifsonia xyli subsp. xyli str. CTCB07 genomic DNA contains:
- a CDS encoding SGNH/GDSL hydrolase family protein — translation MGNRKPFFAASAIIAAAVCAAVWSFAVRKHAAVAAGRVRLTETLPIHSQWWRDAAKHEGDILYVAIGGRAAQGIGASTPENSYVGIIAGHLRSVTGRSVRVVNLSVSGATVALAVADQLPRLTGYEPGIATVSIGANDIAGFDPAVFRAGIQRVFGALPSDALIADLPYFFLPKNERKVAVANAILREEAATRGLTVVPLHETMRRQGLRGVFTQFADDLFHPNDHGYRVWASAFLPAVTALAARKFPRQRPVETGSTPETHSVRTAEGSATLSA, via the coding sequence GTGGGGAATCGGAAGCCGTTCTTCGCGGCCAGTGCGATCATCGCGGCCGCTGTCTGCGCCGCCGTCTGGTCTTTCGCCGTTCGGAAGCACGCCGCCGTCGCGGCAGGGCGCGTGCGGCTCACTGAGACGCTGCCGATTCACTCCCAGTGGTGGCGGGACGCCGCGAAGCACGAGGGCGACATCCTCTATGTCGCGATCGGGGGCCGCGCCGCCCAGGGCATCGGAGCGTCCACCCCGGAGAACAGTTACGTCGGCATCATCGCCGGTCACCTCCGCTCCGTCACCGGCCGGAGCGTCCGGGTCGTCAACCTGTCCGTCTCCGGGGCGACCGTAGCGCTCGCCGTCGCGGATCAGCTGCCTCGCCTCACCGGCTACGAGCCCGGCATCGCCACCGTCTCCATCGGAGCCAACGACATCGCCGGCTTCGACCCGGCCGTGTTCCGCGCCGGCATCCAGCGGGTGTTCGGGGCTCTTCCCAGCGACGCGCTCATCGCCGATCTTCCCTACTTCTTCTTGCCTAAGAACGAACGGAAGGTCGCTGTCGCGAACGCCATCCTGAGGGAGGAGGCCGCGACGCGCGGCCTGACGGTCGTGCCCCTCCACGAGACGATGCGCCGGCAGGGGCTGCGCGGGGTCTTCACCCAGTTCGCCGATGACCTCTTCCACCCGAACGACCACGGCTACCGTGTGTGGGCGTCGGCGTTCCTCCCCGCGGTCACGGCGCTGGCGGCGAGGAAGTTCCCACGGCAACGACCGGTCGAAACGGGATCGACGCCGGAGACACACAGCGTGCGGACAGCGGAAGGCTCAGCGACGCTGAGCGCGTGA
- a CDS encoding signal peptidase I → MRIALNIVGGAIIALLALPFLATLSTNGYYVTVNGTSMVPTYQRGDILLVSRAIDASALRAGDIVVVDPARTVAHYNGSSLRLGPYVHRILQAKSGERFITKGDGNALPDPGTVMPSLLSGRPTGIRLTGTAAHLFSLSQNVFVRGGMLLAGLAAFVLASGASRKRQERVRAAANERPAVAHSA, encoded by the coding sequence GTGAGAATCGCCCTCAACATTGTCGGCGGTGCGATCATCGCACTGCTCGCCCTCCCCTTTCTCGCCACTCTCAGCACCAACGGTTACTACGTGACGGTCAACGGGACCTCAATGGTTCCCACCTATCAGCGCGGAGACATCCTGCTGGTCAGCCGCGCCATCGACGCCTCCGCTTTGCGTGCGGGAGACATCGTCGTGGTCGACCCGGCGCGCACCGTGGCGCACTACAACGGCTCGTCGCTGCGACTCGGCCCCTACGTTCACCGGATCCTTCAGGCGAAGTCGGGCGAACGGTTCATCACCAAGGGCGATGGCAATGCCCTGCCCGACCCGGGCACGGTGATGCCGTCGCTCCTCAGCGGACGTCCGACCGGGATCCGGCTGACGGGGACCGCGGCGCACCTGTTCTCCTTGAGCCAGAACGTGTTCGTGCGGGGCGGCATGCTTCTCGCGGGCCTCGCCGCTTTCGTGCTGGCCTCCGGTGCTAGCCGCAAGCGCCAGGAACGGGTGCGCGCGGCAGCGAACGAGCGACCGGCGGTGGCGCACAGTGCTTAG
- a CDS encoding DsbA family protein, with translation MRTVGPIRTGRLWAWQAAAIAAVVVACAVGGMAMYVNASSPAPAAGSSALTEGGFRLPVAGTPAPHTTSSAAPTVTVYADYQCPICAQFEAADGPLLRSLADSGRVNVDIHPVAILDSAANHRYATRAAAAAVCVAEHQPAKFFDANRSLFARQPDEVTGGGLSDRTILDAFASAGVDASAVSRCVTDQKWARFVTAQTERDLNGPLPHSDVARLEGTPTILINGHQYRGSVLDPAQLALAIEAAR, from the coding sequence ATGCGAACAGTTGGACCGATAAGGACAGGACGGCTCTGGGCCTGGCAGGCCGCGGCGATCGCCGCAGTCGTCGTGGCGTGCGCTGTGGGCGGGATGGCGATGTATGTGAACGCCTCGTCGCCTGCCCCCGCGGCTGGTTCATCGGCGTTGACGGAGGGCGGCTTCCGGTTGCCGGTGGCAGGCACTCCGGCGCCGCACACGACCAGCTCGGCGGCGCCGACCGTCACTGTGTACGCGGACTACCAGTGCCCGATCTGCGCCCAGTTCGAGGCGGCGGACGGGCCGCTGCTGCGATCGCTGGCGGACAGCGGCCGGGTGAATGTGGACATCCACCCGGTGGCGATCCTGGACTCGGCGGCGAACCACCGGTACGCCACGCGGGCGGCGGCTGCCGCCGTGTGCGTGGCCGAGCACCAGCCGGCCAAGTTCTTCGACGCCAACCGGTCTCTGTTCGCCCGCCAACCCGATGAAGTCACGGGAGGAGGGCTCAGCGACCGGACGATCCTCGATGCGTTCGCGAGTGCGGGGGTGGATGCCTCTGCCGTGTCGCGCTGTGTGACAGACCAGAAGTGGGCCCGATTCGTCACCGCTCAGACGGAGCGCGATCTGAACGGCCCGCTGCCGCACTCGGATGTCGCGCGGCTCGAGGGGACGCCGACCATTCTGATCAACGGTCACCAGTACCGCGGCAGCGTCCTCGATCCCGCCCAGCTCGCCCTCGCCATCGAGGCCGCGCGATGA
- a CDS encoding family 43 glycosylhydrolase: MLSPIRSLVALAVSAAALVAGPQAVADPVATIVSGVHWKTASQPRTLASASDGLVVQAHTSSVLRANGRYYLFGTDERGNGGFRGVLCYSSKTLSDWQEEGVALAASPAIPDLKAGGKVQRARVLYDAHTHEYVMWMHIDDSNYTEARAGVAVSSTPCGPYRYLGSSRPLGHPSRDIGVFQDDDGTAYLLSEDRSVHSLRIDRMSADDRSVAPSSGQGGSVATLQNSDHRSIEAPAMVKVGGHYYLFGSRLTGYRMNDNIVESAAALDGFWSAPSLFAPLGSNTYRSQTDGILTVQGTEQTTYVYLGDRWTRGDLNDSTEVWYPMSFDNGLPRLLKRHVWSIDTRTGVWRDGR; this comes from the coding sequence GTGCTTAGCCCGATCCGCTCCCTCGTCGCTCTCGCCGTGAGCGCTGCGGCCCTCGTCGCCGGACCGCAGGCCGTGGCGGACCCGGTGGCGACCATCGTCTCCGGGGTTCACTGGAAGACCGCATCCCAACCGCGGACACTGGCCAGCGCTTCAGACGGCCTCGTCGTCCAGGCGCACACGTCGAGCGTGCTCCGGGCGAACGGCCGATACTACCTCTTCGGCACCGATGAGCGCGGGAACGGCGGTTTCCGGGGCGTGCTCTGCTATTCGAGCAAAACGCTCTCGGACTGGCAGGAGGAGGGGGTCGCGCTGGCGGCGTCGCCGGCGATTCCGGATCTGAAGGCCGGTGGGAAGGTCCAGCGCGCCCGTGTGCTCTACGACGCGCACACCCACGAGTACGTGATGTGGATGCACATCGACGACTCGAACTACACCGAGGCGCGTGCCGGCGTCGCCGTCAGCTCCACTCCCTGCGGTCCCTACCGCTACCTCGGATCGAGCCGGCCGCTCGGGCATCCCTCGCGCGATATCGGTGTGTTCCAGGACGACGACGGCACGGCCTACCTGCTCAGCGAAGACCGCAGCGTCCACAGCCTGCGGATCGACCGGATGAGCGCCGACGACCGCAGCGTCGCCCCCTCGTCGGGGCAGGGTGGGTCGGTGGCGACGTTGCAGAACTCGGACCACCGTTCGATCGAGGCACCGGCGATGGTCAAGGTCGGCGGCCACTACTACCTGTTCGGCTCCCGCCTCACCGGGTACCGGATGAACGACAACATCGTGGAGTCGGCCGCCGCCCTCGATGGCTTCTGGTCGGCGCCGTCGCTGTTCGCCCCTCTGGGGTCGAACACCTACCGTTCGCAGACGGACGGCATCCTCACCGTGCAGGGGACCGAACAGACCACCTACGTGTACCTCGGCGATCGCTGGACGCGAGGCGATCTCAACGACTCGACGGAGGTCTGGTACCCGATGAGCTTCGACAACGGCCTCCCGAGACTGCTCAAGCGGCACGTCTGGAGCATCGACACGCGCACCGGAGTGTGGCGGGATGGACGCTGA
- a CDS encoding helix-turn-helix transcriptional regulator, with protein sequence MDAEPLASRPLPRRPAHFLPRPRLTERLDTAAPLVVVRAPAGAGKTVLLADWCTRRRSAGDTVLWVTLTAGSAHADRAADQLWAAVAAQVGAHSASPADAFDAVRLALAGTVGPPVRLTLDGYCPVRAPADPDIARLLETCPRVQVAIGTRALTSFEDVAVAASLDVECLGPDDLLFTAEESARLVDAIAGEDRPPRPSVPGWEEGERVLPLTARLTGVGIRRGFDPHAVAEALLRRQLGERPCPELTRFLRVISSVSPCDSELARRLTGLDSPDPLFRAAEEQGLGTWRGEWPRRQFVLDPAAAVALARQRSAAEPREAMRSLRVVCSWALETGDHVRALNAAVAAREPLLVSRVAREAWEPLSTVSATATVDLLERLGGEELERFPVIAVLYALALSTREQHERAVHWFALAARTLSKRGRDDDPGERLLVLCAESASFRLGGDTAASLRVTEEGMLTVAGLARSRDTGVPRIAELCAQLAITFHWGSWSERALEACALGAALGSTEHPQDRRHCVAVRAFVLAFRGDIVTARSALSALGPRTEDLTSSASLFDALARSLVLIEDGDPEAAERMAVLAASMPRAPEHWAAVLHCRAMALLFQGRPERCAAAIDVALAACGSRPASQEVLDRLAITRVLALLAVGDRTAADTALRDLFRAGCAPIGVRALRSLLAGNGVAAISEPGAAARKAGETSSPDDVLHALVVAAALLACGGNADAAGAARRAMAVATERGLRTPLALLPVVARLALLTAGGGDPEAEWPFALCMPAVEHPAVRLTQKEILVLHRLGSAATLADIAQEFSVSVNTVKTQTRSIYRKLRVRSRDAALIRAAELGLTEHLTE encoded by the coding sequence ATGGACGCTGAGCCCCTGGCGTCCCGGCCCCTGCCACGGCGACCGGCACACTTCCTGCCGCGTCCCCGTCTGACGGAGCGGCTGGACACCGCCGCCCCGCTGGTCGTCGTGCGGGCGCCGGCTGGCGCGGGTAAGACCGTGCTGCTCGCCGACTGGTGTACCCGCCGCCGCAGCGCGGGCGACACGGTGCTGTGGGTGACGCTGACGGCGGGCTCCGCACACGCGGACCGTGCCGCCGATCAGCTGTGGGCGGCGGTGGCGGCGCAGGTCGGCGCGCACTCGGCATCGCCCGCCGACGCGTTCGACGCGGTGCGGCTCGCCCTCGCCGGCACGGTGGGTCCGCCGGTGCGGCTGACGCTGGACGGGTACTGTCCGGTGCGCGCGCCGGCGGACCCGGACATCGCGAGACTGCTCGAGACCTGCCCGCGGGTGCAGGTCGCGATCGGGACGCGGGCGCTGACCTCGTTCGAGGACGTGGCGGTCGCGGCGTCTCTCGATGTCGAGTGTCTCGGTCCGGACGATCTGCTGTTCACAGCGGAGGAGTCCGCCCGGCTGGTGGACGCCATTGCGGGCGAGGACCGGCCGCCGCGTCCGTCCGTTCCCGGCTGGGAGGAAGGCGAGCGCGTCCTTCCGCTCACCGCCCGGCTGACCGGGGTCGGCATCCGGCGCGGATTCGACCCGCACGCGGTCGCGGAAGCGCTGCTGCGGCGTCAGCTCGGCGAGCGGCCCTGTCCCGAACTCACGCGCTTCCTGCGGGTGATCTCGTCGGTGTCTCCCTGCGATTCGGAGCTTGCGCGCCGGCTGACAGGGCTGGATTCGCCGGACCCGCTTTTCCGTGCCGCCGAGGAGCAGGGGCTCGGAACCTGGCGCGGAGAGTGGCCGCGCCGCCAATTCGTTCTGGACCCCGCGGCGGCGGTGGCGCTCGCGCGTCAGCGCTCGGCCGCCGAACCGCGAGAGGCGATGCGATCCCTTCGGGTGGTGTGCTCGTGGGCGCTGGAGACCGGGGACCACGTTCGCGCGCTGAACGCGGCTGTGGCCGCTCGCGAGCCGCTCCTCGTCTCCCGTGTCGCGCGGGAGGCCTGGGAGCCGCTCTCCACGGTCTCCGCCACGGCGACGGTGGACCTTCTGGAGCGGCTGGGCGGCGAGGAGCTGGAACGTTTCCCTGTCATCGCCGTCCTCTACGCCCTCGCTCTCAGCACTCGGGAGCAGCATGAGCGCGCCGTCCACTGGTTCGCTCTCGCCGCGCGCACGCTCAGCAAACGGGGACGCGACGACGATCCGGGGGAGCGGCTGCTCGTGCTGTGCGCCGAGAGCGCCTCGTTCCGGCTCGGGGGTGACACGGCGGCGAGCCTGCGGGTGACGGAGGAGGGGATGCTGACGGTCGCCGGTCTCGCCCGCTCCCGCGACACCGGAGTGCCCCGGATCGCCGAACTCTGCGCGCAGCTGGCGATCACCTTCCACTGGGGATCGTGGAGCGAGCGTGCGCTCGAGGCCTGCGCTCTCGGCGCGGCCCTCGGCAGCACGGAGCATCCCCAGGATCGGCGGCACTGCGTCGCCGTTCGCGCCTTCGTTCTCGCGTTCCGGGGCGACATCGTGACAGCGCGGTCCGCGCTCTCTGCTCTGGGACCGCGCACGGAGGACCTCACCTCGAGCGCATCGCTGTTCGACGCCCTCGCCCGTTCGCTGGTCCTGATCGAGGACGGCGACCCGGAGGCCGCCGAGCGGATGGCGGTGCTCGCGGCCTCGATGCCTCGCGCCCCCGAGCACTGGGCAGCGGTGCTGCACTGCCGGGCGATGGCGCTCCTCTTCCAAGGGCGGCCCGAGCGGTGCGCGGCCGCCATCGATGTCGCCCTTGCCGCGTGCGGTTCCCGTCCGGCCTCGCAGGAGGTTCTGGATCGGCTCGCGATCACTCGCGTGCTGGCTCTGCTGGCCGTGGGCGACCGCACGGCGGCGGACACGGCGTTGCGCGACCTGTTCCGGGCCGGCTGCGCGCCGATCGGGGTCCGTGCGCTGCGCTCCCTGCTCGCCGGCAACGGCGTCGCGGCGATCTCGGAGCCGGGCGCCGCTGCGCGGAAGGCCGGTGAGACATCGTCCCCCGACGACGTCCTCCACGCGCTCGTGGTCGCCGCAGCTCTGCTCGCGTGCGGCGGAAACGCGGACGCGGCTGGGGCTGCGCGACGGGCGATGGCGGTCGCGACCGAGCGGGGCCTTCGCACTCCGCTCGCCCTGCTGCCGGTCGTCGCCCGTCTCGCCCTGCTGACGGCGGGAGGGGGCGATCCGGAGGCCGAATGGCCGTTCGCGCTGTGCATGCCCGCCGTCGAACACCCGGCCGTCCGGCTCACGCAGAAGGAGATCCTGGTGCTGCACCGCCTCGGGTCCGCGGCGACCCTCGCGGACATCGCGCAGGAGTTCTCGGTCTCCGTGAACACCGTCAAGACGCAGACCCGCTCCATCTACCGCAAGCTCCGCGTCCGCTCGCGGGACGCAGCGCTGATCCGCGCCGCGGAACTCGGGCTGACGGAACACCTGACCGAGTGA
- the radA gene encoding DNA repair protein RadA: MAKASVNYRCIECGWTTAKWAGRCGECQEWGTVAEAAAPTGVLRALKPVVVGSERLARAITEIGAESVRRRPSGIGEFDRVLGGGIVPGAAILLSGEPGVGKSTLLLEVASRAAREQARVLYVSAEESVSQVCMRAERTGAMHDQLFLASETDLATIVGQIDAVRPSLVIVDSVQTVSSGAAEGIAGGPSQVREVASTLIRVAKDRELPILIVGHVTKDGSIAGPRLLEHLVDVVCQFEGDRQIALRFVRALKNRFGPTDEVGCFEMAGDGIREVADPSGLFLSRNATPVSGTCVTVAMEGRRTLPVEVQALVVGTAAPNPRRVTNGVDSSRVAMLLAVLERRAGIRLGDKDVYVSTVGGVRLTEPGADLAIALALASAATDRAIPHTLAAFGEISLAGEIRPVSSGKQRAAEAARLGFATRVDERSQSVREALRVAFTAASPAREKEVEAAF; the protein is encoded by the coding sequence GTGGCGAAAGCGAGTGTCAACTACCGCTGCATCGAGTGCGGCTGGACGACCGCCAAGTGGGCGGGGCGGTGCGGCGAGTGCCAGGAGTGGGGAACGGTCGCCGAGGCGGCGGCGCCGACCGGGGTCTTGCGAGCGCTCAAGCCCGTGGTGGTGGGCTCGGAGCGGCTGGCGCGGGCGATCACGGAGATCGGGGCGGAGTCCGTCCGGCGGCGGCCGAGCGGCATCGGCGAGTTCGACCGGGTGCTGGGCGGGGGGATCGTGCCGGGGGCCGCGATCCTGTTGAGCGGCGAGCCGGGGGTCGGCAAATCGACACTGCTGCTCGAAGTGGCTTCGCGAGCCGCCCGCGAGCAGGCACGCGTGCTGTACGTGAGCGCAGAGGAGTCAGTGAGCCAGGTGTGCATGCGCGCCGAGCGCACGGGCGCGATGCACGATCAGCTCTTCCTCGCTTCCGAGACCGATCTCGCCACCATCGTGGGCCAGATCGATGCGGTGCGTCCCTCGCTCGTGATCGTGGACTCGGTGCAGACGGTGTCCAGCGGTGCGGCCGAGGGGATCGCGGGCGGACCCTCGCAGGTCCGCGAGGTGGCGAGCACGCTCATCCGGGTGGCGAAGGACAGGGAACTGCCCATCCTCATCGTCGGGCATGTCACGAAGGACGGCTCGATCGCGGGTCCGCGGTTGCTCGAGCACCTGGTGGATGTTGTGTGCCAGTTCGAGGGGGACAGGCAGATTGCGCTGCGCTTCGTCCGGGCGCTGAAGAACCGGTTCGGACCGACGGATGAGGTGGGCTGTTTCGAGATGGCGGGTGACGGCATCCGCGAGGTCGCCGACCCCAGCGGACTCTTCCTCAGCCGCAACGCCACACCGGTCTCCGGAACGTGCGTCACGGTCGCGATGGAGGGGCGGCGGACGTTGCCGGTGGAGGTGCAGGCGCTGGTCGTCGGCACCGCCGCGCCGAATCCGCGCCGGGTGACGAACGGGGTGGACTCCTCGCGGGTGGCGATGCTCCTGGCGGTGCTCGAACGGCGGGCAGGGATCAGGCTCGGTGACAAGGACGTGTATGTCTCCACGGTCGGCGGGGTGCGGCTGACCGAGCCGGGAGCCGATCTGGCGATTGCGCTGGCGCTCGCGTCCGCGGCGACGGATCGGGCCATCCCCCACACGCTCGCGGCCTTCGGGGAGATCAGCCTCGCCGGGGAGATCCGCCCGGTGAGCAGCGGGAAGCAGCGCGCGGCGGAGGCAGCGCGGCTCGGCTTCGCGACCCGAGTGGACGAGCGGAGCCAGTCGGTGCGGGAAGCGCTGCGGGTGGCGTTCACGGCGGCGAGTCCGGCACGGGAGAAGGAGGTGGAAGCGGCGTTCTGA
- a CDS encoding helix-turn-helix domain-containing protein — MIFLFPQEVSTVAQAVRAGRSVGVSGAAGIGVSSLLDRLTILLEQEGFLVIAFRGTPMLPRTELLALQQAGIDFPNGGSRTVSVLIDRLSQELMSSSLRAILLDDVESMDATSLGVIQVAAARTGTPVVHGRHAGIDVLIHDGVRLTHYSPVQVALNPLDFVSVSTLLESRLGAPADVEIVSRVYGRSGGVTGLALAIVDGARDAGILNREGATWSMRGSTLWTPTVGAWLDAKLSALRPEDCEALRHLALTHATPDQGLCSRLGETQLTALESRGLLTITRHRQGARYSIFPPALGIDLRRAASGARRLDLTPSPEPSGAEVPDDCTDIAASVTYARDRLDERLLRQKAAWEQSGTVGSALPYLISLLQAPRTDRTVASVFESVDPATAASPEELFDLVFLREQWRACQNSYSLSSPGRFDALLDRYPDWAEAMQTLTAALTGDDSDERPPAPAQNALTTPSGPVIAASHAYNCLALGRFEEAREWNGLIPATDLLTVNHFREFTTTLSDAETGEMEHALATTAEEIGTAIEAGAIGSVMRHSYSGALILLRAGRWRAALEVVERGLTFGPSGPIHSPPYRALLRLAALVQLWLGRAKTARLFAEQAAGVPSPERRLPVMQEGFGDVIERLLHDDPAGATAQVRTLVSRLIAREDVFAASFSLLLVLVLHPEPETLELYASITRREGQPHPFLDIVSASFERPERLRVLVDELPIEHQDAALAALVLSARSNQEGQSQRASAIAAANDALRARLGVYYPDELDSGKKQGPAIDPHVLSKREREVAQLARSNSNAAIAATLDLSVRTVESHIHNAFKKTGTTSRQELAELVGKLLC, encoded by the coding sequence ATGATCTTCCTTTTCCCCCAGGAGGTGAGCACGGTCGCACAGGCCGTCCGGGCCGGCCGCTCGGTCGGCGTGTCGGGAGCGGCGGGCATCGGAGTGAGCTCTCTCCTCGATCGTCTCACGATCCTGCTGGAACAAGAGGGCTTCCTCGTGATCGCCTTCCGCGGCACACCGATGCTGCCACGGACGGAGCTGCTGGCCCTCCAGCAGGCGGGCATCGACTTCCCGAACGGCGGCTCCCGCACTGTCTCCGTGCTGATCGACCGGCTCTCCCAGGAGCTGATGTCGAGCAGCCTGCGAGCGATTCTGCTGGACGATGTGGAGTCCATGGACGCCACCTCGCTCGGCGTCATCCAGGTCGCCGCCGCGCGCACGGGCACGCCGGTCGTCCACGGACGGCACGCGGGCATCGACGTGCTCATCCACGACGGTGTCCGGCTGACACACTACTCCCCCGTGCAGGTCGCGCTGAACCCGCTCGACTTCGTCAGCGTGAGCACCCTGCTGGAATCGCGGCTCGGCGCACCCGCGGATGTGGAGATCGTCTCACGGGTCTACGGCCGCTCCGGCGGTGTCACCGGACTTGCCCTCGCCATCGTCGATGGCGCGCGCGACGCCGGCATCCTGAACCGGGAGGGGGCCACATGGTCGATGCGCGGGTCGACGCTCTGGACGCCGACCGTGGGGGCCTGGCTCGACGCCAAGCTCTCAGCGCTGCGACCCGAGGACTGCGAGGCGCTCCGCCACCTGGCGCTGACGCACGCGACACCCGACCAGGGCCTCTGCTCGCGGCTCGGGGAGACACAGCTCACCGCGCTCGAGAGCAGGGGATTACTGACGATCACCCGCCACCGGCAGGGCGCGCGCTATTCGATCTTCCCGCCCGCGCTCGGCATCGATCTGCGACGCGCGGCCAGTGGCGCCCGGCGGCTGGACCTCACCCCGAGTCCCGAGCCCTCCGGCGCTGAGGTCCCGGACGACTGCACAGACATCGCCGCCTCAGTGACCTACGCCCGGGATCGGCTGGACGAACGCCTGCTGCGCCAGAAAGCGGCGTGGGAGCAGTCGGGCACCGTGGGCTCGGCTCTCCCCTATCTGATCAGCCTCCTCCAGGCTCCCCGGACGGACCGCACCGTGGCATCGGTTTTCGAGAGCGTCGACCCCGCCACGGCAGCCTCGCCCGAGGAGCTGTTCGACCTCGTCTTCCTCCGCGAGCAGTGGCGAGCGTGCCAGAACAGCTACAGCTTGTCGTCGCCGGGACGTTTCGACGCCCTGCTCGACCGCTATCCCGACTGGGCCGAAGCCATGCAGACACTGACGGCGGCGCTCACCGGCGACGACAGCGACGAACGCCCGCCCGCACCCGCGCAGAACGCACTGACGACCCCGAGCGGCCCGGTGATCGCCGCCTCGCACGCCTACAATTGCCTCGCGCTCGGCCGGTTCGAGGAGGCCCGCGAGTGGAACGGGCTCATCCCGGCGACCGATCTGCTGACGGTGAACCACTTCCGGGAGTTCACCACCACCCTCAGCGATGCGGAGACAGGAGAGATGGAACACGCGCTCGCCACGACCGCGGAGGAGATCGGAACCGCGATCGAGGCCGGCGCCATCGGATCGGTGATGCGGCACTCCTACTCCGGCGCCCTCATCCTCCTCCGCGCGGGCCGCTGGCGGGCCGCCCTCGAGGTCGTCGAGCGGGGACTGACGTTCGGGCCGTCCGGGCCGATCCACAGCCCCCCCTACCGGGCGCTGCTCCGCCTCGCCGCGCTGGTGCAGCTCTGGCTGGGGAGAGCGAAGACCGCGCGGCTCTTCGCCGAGCAGGCCGCGGGTGTGCCCAGCCCCGAGCGTCGGCTCCCGGTGATGCAGGAAGGATTCGGAGACGTCATAGAACGCTTGCTGCACGACGACCCGGCAGGGGCCACTGCGCAGGTCCGGACGCTCGTCTCCCGGCTGATCGCGCGCGAGGACGTCTTCGCCGCCTCTTTCTCCCTCCTGCTGGTGCTGGTGCTGCACCCGGAACCGGAAACCCTGGAGCTGTACGCCTCCATCACCCGGAGGGAAGGCCAGCCGCACCCTTTCCTAGACATCGTCTCCGCCTCGTTCGAGCGCCCCGAGAGGCTCCGCGTCCTCGTGGACGAGCTGCCCATCGAGCACCAGGACGCGGCACTGGCGGCACTGGTGCTGAGCGCCCGGTCGAACCAGGAGGGCCAGAGCCAGCGAGCGAGCGCCATCGCGGCGGCGAACGATGCCCTGCGGGCGCGGCTCGGCGTGTACTACCCGGACGAACTCGACAGCGGAAAGAAACAGGGCCCGGCCATCGATCCGCACGTGCTGTCGAAGCGCGAGCGGGAGGTCGCCCAGCTCGCACGCAGCAACTCGAACGCGGCCATCGCCGCAACCCTCGACCTCAGCGTGCGGACCGTGGAGAGCCACATCCACAACGCCTTCAAGAAAACAGGAACGACCTCGCGACAGGAGCTCGCCGAGCTGGTCGGCAAGCTCCTGTGCTGA
- a CDS encoding MFS transporter, whose protein sequence is MAWFFATSALAPAIGIITGVGSDRTANSAGSHRAHPHGGGVLVTANDFRMVLVAGMTLLSWRSAVTSQLFAVLAEIVSESDSIMVIVTPTVRGGYALGYAIGPLIGAALAGAFGARTALVAAAVGNLLVLIPFLLVRRVRRGGGPSTTSLRDTRARLGGRLWVLVVVVLFVCAGDTPKLVFLPVHVEQSLGGNAWTVASLFSVSAIAEIVLFPLSGIVAARWGTTPTIVMLGLARTRTHD, encoded by the coding sequence GTGGCCTGGTTCTTCGCCACGTCCGCGCTCGCCCCGGCGATCGGGATTATCACGGGGGTCGGATCGGACAGGACGGCGAACTCCGCTGGTAGTCATCGCGCTCACCCTCACGGCGGGGGCGTGTTAGTGACAGCGAACGATTTCCGGATGGTCCTGGTCGCGGGAATGACGCTGTTGTCGTGGAGATCAGCGGTCACCTCCCAACTCTTTGCTGTATTGGCCGAGATCGTCAGCGAATCAGATTCCATCATGGTGATCGTCACACCGACCGTGCGTGGCGGCTACGCACTCGGCTACGCCATCGGTCCGTTGATCGGTGCTGCTCTCGCAGGCGCGTTCGGAGCACGGACCGCTCTGGTCGCGGCCGCCGTGGGAAACCTACTCGTCCTCATCCCATTCCTGCTCGTTCGAAGGGTGCGTCGCGGAGGAGGTCCGTCCACGACCAGTTTGCGTGACACTCGCGCTCGCCTTGGTGGACGGCTATGGGTTCTGGTTGTCGTTGTGCTGTTCGTGTGCGCAGGAGACACACCCAAACTGGTGTTTCTGCCCGTACATGTGGAGCAATCACTCGGCGGCAACGCGTGGACCGTAGCATCGTTGTTCTCGGTTTCAGCAATCGCCGAGATCGTGCTCTTTCCACTTTCGGGAATCGTCGCCGCGCGATGGGGAACAACGCCAACAATCGTCATGCTAGGACTTGCGAGAACCCGCACTCACGATTAA
- a CDS encoding amino-acid N-acetyltransferase, translated as MFTVRRARTGDVPGIQELVEPLVQRRILLGKEAVTFYESVQEFRIAEDEDGALIGCGALHVMWSDIAEVRTLAVADSWLGTGVGRALLGRLEDDARELGLSRLFCLTFEVPFFERNGFVDMGSETVDPALYAELVRSRDEGVAEFLDLARVKPNTLGNTRMLKSL; from the coding sequence GTGTTTACAGTGAGGCGTGCGCGGACAGGCGATGTCCCGGGCATCCAGGAGCTCGTGGAACCGCTCGTGCAGCGACGTATCCTGCTCGGCAAAGAGGCCGTGACGTTCTACGAGTCGGTGCAGGAGTTCCGGATCGCGGAGGACGAGGACGGCGCTCTGATCGGCTGTGGCGCTCTTCATGTGATGTGGAGCGATATCGCCGAGGTGCGCACGCTCGCCGTCGCGGACTCGTGGCTCGGGACGGGCGTCGGGCGGGCGCTGCTCGGACGGCTGGAGGACGATGCTCGTGAGCTCGGGCTCTCCCGGCTGTTCTGCCTGACCTTCGAGGTGCCGTTCTTCGAGCGCAATGGTTTCGTGGACATGGGCTCGGAGACCGTGGATCCGGCGCTCTACGCCGAGCTGGTCCGTTCCCGGGACGAAGGCGTCGCCGAGTTCCTGGACCTGGCGCGCGTCAAGCCGAACACGCTCGGCAACACCCGGATGTTGAAGTCTCTCTGA